The following are encoded together in the Daucus carota subsp. sativus chromosome 5, DH1 v3.0, whole genome shotgun sequence genome:
- the LOC108219920 gene encoding cytochrome P450 86A1: METLLITFSLVAATTAYFLWFFALSYKLTGPRVWPIVGSLPVLWMNRRRFHDWVAENLLATGSAATYQTTTIAVPYFARKQGFYTVTCNPKNIEHILRTRFDNYPKGPTWQTAFHDLLGQGIFNSDGETWLIQRKTAALEFTTRTLRQAMARWVSRTIKTRFWKILEKASAEQRAVDLQDLLLRLTFDNICGLTFGKDPETLSPGLPDNPFAKAFDSATEATLQRLLYPEFLWRLKKTFGIGGELKLKKCLEIVENYMTDTITARKESPSDDLLSRFMKKKDAHGRSFPSHVLKRIALNFVLAGRDTSSVAMSWFFWLVMNNPNVERKIISEISRVLSQTRGEDRKLWVEEPIIFDEADKLIYLKAALAETLRLYPSVPEDFKYVVSDDVLPDGTFVPSGSTVTYSIYSMGRMKSIWGEDCMEFKPERWLSPEEDRFEPPQDVYKFVAFNAGPRTCLGKDLAYLQMKSVASAVLLRYRLLPVPGHRVEQKMSLTLFMKNGLRVYLNPRELES; encoded by the coding sequence ATGGAAACCCTACTCATAACATTCAGTCTTGTAGCGGCAACAACAGCCTATTTTTTATGGTTCTTTGCGCTCTCTTATAAGCTGACCGGTCCGAGAGTCTGGCCGATCGTCGGCAGCCTCCCGGTTCTCTGGATGAACCGGAGGCGCTTCCACGACTGGGTTGCGGAAAATCTCCTCGCAACCGGAAGCGCCGCCACCTACCAAACTACCACCATCGCGGTTCCATATTTTGCTCGTAAACAAGGGTTTTACACCGTGACATGCAACCCTAAGAACATCGAGCATATTCTTCGAACTCGCTTCGATAATTACCCGAAAGGTCCCACGTGGCAAACCGCttttcatgatcttttggggcaGGGGATATTCAATAGTGATGGAGAGACGTGGCTGATTCAACGCAAGACGGCGGCGCTTGAGTTCACTACTCGGACACTTCGACAAGCTATGGCGAGGTGGGTGAGTAGAACGATCAAAACTCGATTCTGGAAGATTCTCGAAAAAGCATCCGCGGAGCAACGAGCCGTGGATTTACAAGATTTATTGTTGAGGCTCACGTTTGATAATATTTGCGGCCTTACGTTCGGGAAAGACCCGGAGACTCTGTCTCCGGGTCTTCCTGATAATCCGTTCGCCAAAGCGTTCGATTCGGCCACGGAAGCGACACTGCAGCGCTTACTGTACCCCGAATTTTTGTGGAGGTTGAAGAAAACATTTGGAATCGGAGGCGAATTGAAGCTGAAAAAATGTCTCGAAATTGTGGAGAATTACATGACGGATACGATCACGGCACGAAAAGAGTCTCCTTCGGATGATTTATTATCTCGGTTCATGAAGAAAAAAGACGCTCATGGGAGATCATTTCCGAGTCATGTGCTGAAACGCATCGCGCTCAACTTTGTTCTAGCAGGCCGCGACACTTCTTCCGTGGCGATGAGCTGGTTCTTCTGGCTCGTCATGAACAATCCGAACGTCGAACGGAAGATCATAAGCGAAATATCTCGTGTTTTGTCACAAACGCGAGGCGAAGATCGTAAATTATGGGTCGAGGAGCCGATAATTTTCGACGAAGCAGATAAATTAATTTACCTAAAGGCTGCGCTTGCTGAGACTCTTCGTTTGTATCCCTCGGTGCCCGAGGATTTCAAATATGTGGTCTCGGATGATGTTTTACCCGACGGGACGTTCGTCCCGTCGGGTTCAACCGTGACCTATTCGATTTATTCTATGGGGAGAATGAAGAGTATATGGGGTGAAGATTGCATGGAGTTTAAACCGGAAAGGTGGCTCTCACCCGAGGAAGACCGGTTCGAACCGCCTCAAGATGTGTACAAATTTGTGGCTTTTAACGCTGGACCGAGGACTTGTTTAGGGAAAGACTTGGCGTACTTGCAAATGAAATCTGTGGCTTCAGCTGTGCTGCTGCGTTACCGGCTTTTACCGGTTCCGGGTCACCGGGTCGAACAGAAGATGTCACTGACCCTGTTCATGAAGAATGGGTTACGGGTCTACTTGAATCCACGAGAGCTTGAGAGTTGA
- the LOC108219921 gene encoding uncharacterized protein LOC108219921, with protein MASLNTLMFSPAVIPGRKRLPTTKTFATAAKNSGGGSEEKSLWDFVLGAIAKEEQLYEVDPLLQKVEGKPSGTTGSRKSAVVVPPPKKESGGFGGFGGLFAKKE; from the coding sequence ATGGCTTCGCTCAACACATTAATGTTCTCTCCGGCAGTCATCCCCGGCCGGAAAAGACTGCCGACGACAAAAACCTTCGCAACCGCGGCCAAGAACTCCGGCGGCGGGAGCGAGGAGAAGAGCTTGTGGGACTTTGTACTTGGTGCAATAGCCAAAGAGGAGCAGCTCTATGAGGTTGATCCACTTCTACAAAAGGTGGAGGGGAAGCCCAGTGGGACCACTGGGTCCCGTAAAAGCGCCGTCGTGGTTCCGCCGCCGAAGAAGGAGAGCGGTGGTTTTGGTGGCTTTGGAGGGCTGTTTGCTAAGAAAGAGTGA